Genomic window (Armatimonadota bacterium):
GAACATCTAGCGGCAGCCTTTGGGTGTGAGGAAATTAGCTCGGAGGACTTCGCAAAATCTTGGCGTGATGTAGTACTTGCTCAGAAAAATCTCATTCGGCAAATTGAGATAATTAATACTACTGAGGGCTTGCTTAATTTTCTTGCTGAGCATATAGGAGAGCCGTGGGATAAGAAGCTTATAGAATACCGCAAAGCATATTCTGCCCTAAGGGAACTCTCGCAAAACACGGAACCGCTAAAAAAAGAATCCGTTCGACTCCGAGACCTCAGCCACCAGTTAAAACAGGAGGCTCAGCGGCTTGAAGTTAAGAAGGGTGAGCATTTTCGCAGTGCAATCAAGCCTCTGCAGGATAGACTCATTGAGCTTGATTTGCAGGGGATTACTGATGGTGAGGAAGTTGAACAACTTAAATCTTCTCTTCGCTTGGAGCAGCAAAAGCGGGCCCAGTTGGATATGGAGATTGACCGTTTGCACAAAGAAGGTGTCAAGGCACGTGATAAGCATCTCGACCTAAAGCAGATGGTGAGGTCTTTAGAAAAAAGCAAAGAAGTAAACGAAAATAGAGAGAAGCTGAAATCCATCGAGTTAGAAGCCGAGCTAGCAAAGCTTAGATTGGTGCGCAATGCAATACTTACTTCGCAAGGCTTAAGCTATACGAACCATCGGCCATCAGCTTGGTGGCTCATGCTAGTTGACCCTGAAATGAAATGGTTTGACCGAATAGTCGAGTTGACAACCCTTCGCTTTGAGGAAATAGTAAATAGCAAGTCCTGATATCATGATTTATTTTGCTATATTAGAGGTGGTAGTTTTAGACGACATGTGATTAAAGTTGGAATCTATGTATAAAGAAGGTTTTACTAGCCGGAAAGTATGGTGTTTTTGGAATAAAAGTAACCGCCCAGCAAGAGTTGGTTCGAGGAGGGCAAACCTAATTGATTGAAATTCCGTTTGCAAAAGTCGAGGCTATTGGCAACCATTTTGTGCTCATAAATGCGCTTAATAAGTTGGAACTCGACTGGTCGATGCTTGCAGTCCAAATGTGCCAAGCGCATTTTGGTGTCGGTGCAGATGGCTTGCTCGTGCTTGTGCCCTCAGCAAAGGCGGATTTTGGCTTCCGAATGTTCAACCCTGACGGCACAGAGGATATGTGTGGCAACGGCCTCAGGTGTTCAGCTGTTTATGTATACTCGAACGGCATAAGTGGTAAAAACAAGCTAACGTTTGAGACCATGAGCGGAATTAGCACAGCGGAGATAATCAAATGCGAGGACAACTCAGGCGATGTTAAGGTGAATATGGGAAAGCCTTCACTTCGAGCTGCCGATATTCCTATGAATGCCGATATCAATGAAGTGATAGATTTTCCGCTTGAGATAGGCGGAAAGGTGTATTTGGTGACCTGTGTTTCTATTGGAACGCCGCATGCGGTAATTCAGGCACCGCTGGATTTTTTCTGGAAAGAATTGCCGGCTGTCAGCCGTGCAATCGAATCGCACCCAATTTTTCCAAAAAGAGTGAATGTTACATGGTGGTCTGTAAATAAAGCAGGCGAGCTGAGAATAAGAACTTGGGAGCGTGGCGTCGGTGCGACTTTGGGGTGTGGCACAGGCGCATGCTCGGCGCTTGTCGCTGCTAATGTTCATGGAGCCGTCGGCAAAAGTGCAAATGTTATATCACCTGGTGGTACTTTATATGTCGAATGGCTAGACCAAAAGGATATATATATTACTGGCCCCGCCAGGGTAGTTTTTGAGGGAGTTTGGGTAACCAACTGATTGTAATTTCGACCTGTGAATTTTGGCAAAACTTAGCCTTAAGAATTACCAACAAGTATGCCAATGAAAGCAAATGTTTAGTATGGGAGGTTGAAATGAGGGAGAGCAAGCGCGAGAGGGTAATGGCTGCAGTAGAGGGACGTGAGAGCGACCGCGTGCCCGTAAGCTTTTGGTACCATTTTCACCTGGAACATCCCTCTGGTGCTCCTCTCGCAGAAGCCGAACTGGCATTCGCACGGAAATACGACCCTGACTTCCTTAAAGTAATGCATGACCTAAAGCTTGATTTGCCTGCCGGCATGACCTTGATAGAGAATCCAAAGGATTGGGCAAAGATCAAACCTTTACCTCCGAGAGAGGGAAATTTTGCACAGCAGCTTGAGGCATTGAGATTAATCCGTCGCGGACTTGTTGTAGATATGCCAATTATTGATACGATATTTAACCCCTATGCTGCCGCAAACAAGCTGTGCGGCAAGCGGTTCTTGGAGCATTACCGCGCGAACCCGTCGGTAGTGCGCCATGCATTGGAAGCAATTGCAGTTTCGCTTGCTGACTATTCGCTTGCATGGATCGAGGAAGGCGGCGATGGGATATTTTACGCTTTAGATGGTGCGCAGACTACGACGATGTCAGAAGATGAGTATCATGAGGTTTTCTTGCCATTTGACCGCTATATCCTTGAAACAGTGATGGAGAAAGGCACTTTCAACGTTCTCCATATTCA
Coding sequences:
- the dapF gene encoding diaminopimelate epimerase, encoding MIEIPFAKVEAIGNHFVLINALNKLELDWSMLAVQMCQAHFGVGADGLLVLVPSAKADFGFRMFNPDGTEDMCGNGLRCSAVYVYSNGISGKNKLTFETMSGISTAEIIKCEDNSGDVKVNMGKPSLRAADIPMNADINEVIDFPLEIGGKVYLVTCVSIGTPHAVIQAPLDFFWKELPAVSRAIESHPIFPKRVNVTWWSVNKAGELRIRTWERGVGATLGCGTGACSALVAANVHGAVGKSANVISPGGTLYVEWLDQKDIYITGPARVVFEGVWVTN
- a CDS encoding uroporphyrinogen decarboxylase family protein, which codes for MRESKRERVMAAVEGRESDRVPVSFWYHFHLEHPSGAPLAEAELAFARKYDPDFLKVMHDLKLDLPAGMTLIENPKDWAKIKPLPPREGNFAQQLEALRLIRRGLVVDMPIIDTIFNPYAAANKLCGKRFLEHYRANPSVVRHALEAIAVSLADYSLAWIEEGGDGIFYALDGAQTTTMSEDEYHEVFLPFDRYILETVMEKGTFNVLHIHGTDIMFDLLHTLPNHVLNWSSQTTYPSLRQARGIHQGCIAGGINELEILGKTADEVMDECRSAVAEAGAVGFILTPGCAIPTETPEENLFAIRQVVE